From bacterium, the proteins below share one genomic window:
- a CDS encoding tetratricopeptide repeat protein — protein MKPSTEVKIYDTIIEWGIYLNAFLIPLLFTTQNQSILMIKTVVNHAIVYGLVGIWFLKGIVERRFVLKPTPLNIPLLVFWWIGIISGAFFSEQPWASVEELGLFTSYILYFFLIVNHIQTLTQMKRLLWAILIPAVMTTLYGIIQAYYPTLDPVEWGVTVFISTFGNKNFFAGYLVMLMPVVASLILMGRSIESKVLAAVLFILMLLCVLYSQTRGVWLGAIAAFLCFAGLSLKLGLLTHYLRKRFVQIGLVVVLVGVTTLPPLLAPNYVARMKDTFKSIFQTQTGTNVVRIIMWRGVLSAFKEHPIIGHGIGTFQLIFPAHRPSEYHHRSVSHNTLHAHNEYLEYLAEEGILGFLSFLVIMGAYFYGAFGLFKLTSSEGAASLNPKSETRNSIISPWVILQIGLISALVGAWTDNLTGVNLRWIPTAVYTWLMMGVTIANRLACERELSEAQISANQKRKKRQTVKKAESLLAPANPFFKWGIVVLMLIAYIGLNRVMWKAFLSDRELKKGIDMISINRWPEAIQFLNKSLELNPYNLSSYYKIGHAYAMSGENDKAMETYRTLSKLAPNYSQIHYNFGVVYGKKQLYDEAIGEFKQAIKIDRYCMDAYYNLAHVYAAKGQMDEAIKVYEDALSVQPMTDNFEYPSKEDYAKMYYTLGLIRGQKQEYDTAALYLNNALGFVPDYKDTNYKLALIYRQKGDFPKAKIQADSAIAQDPNNAQARTLMASLYETERNFMKALAEWREVLRLDKNNSLAQRRVSELEAFFKIPSAVTVDRSQ, from the coding sequence ATGAAACCATCTACGGAAGTAAAAATCTACGACACCATCATTGAGTGGGGGATATATCTTAATGCCTTTCTCATACCTCTTCTGTTTACTACCCAGAATCAAAGTATCTTGATGATAAAGACGGTGGTAAATCACGCCATCGTCTACGGTCTGGTCGGAATCTGGTTTTTGAAGGGGATAGTAGAGAGGCGATTTGTCCTTAAACCTACTCCCTTAAATATTCCTCTGCTCGTTTTTTGGTGGATTGGAATTATATCTGGGGCCTTCTTTTCTGAACAGCCCTGGGCCAGTGTAGAAGAACTGGGTCTCTTTACCAGTTATATCTTGTATTTCTTCTTAATCGTCAACCATATCCAGACCCTGACCCAGATGAAGAGACTGCTTTGGGCTATCCTCATCCCGGCTGTTATGACTACCCTCTATGGCATTATCCAGGCCTACTATCCTACCCTGGATCCTGTGGAGTGGGGAGTAACGGTTTTTATCTCTACCTTTGGCAACAAAAACTTCTTTGCCGGCTACCTGGTTATGCTTATGCCGGTAGTAGCCAGTTTGATCTTAATGGGCCGCTCCATAGAAAGTAAGGTGCTCGCCGCCGTGCTCTTTATCCTTATGCTCCTTTGTGTCTTATATAGCCAAACGAGGGGGGTCTGGCTCGGAGCGATCGCCGCTTTTCTATGTTTTGCCGGGCTTTCCCTGAAGCTGGGTTTATTAACTCACTACCTGCGTAAGAGGTTTGTCCAAATAGGCCTGGTGGTAGTCCTGGTGGGTGTTACCACCCTTCCCCCCCTCCTGGCCCCTAATTATGTGGCCCGGATGAAAGATACCTTTAAGTCTATTTTTCAGACCCAAACCGGTACCAACGTGGTCCGGATCATAATGTGGCGGGGTGTACTTAGCGCCTTTAAAGAACATCCAATCATCGGCCATGGGATTGGAACCTTCCAGCTTATCTTTCCTGCCCACCGTCCTTCCGAATATCATCATAGAAGTGTTTCTCATAACACCCTGCATGCCCATAATGAATATCTTGAGTATCTGGCTGAGGAAGGCATTTTGGGATTCCTGAGTTTTTTAGTGATAATGGGGGCTTATTTTTATGGGGCCTTTGGTTTATTTAAACTCACCTCTTCAGAAGGCGCGGCTTCCTTAAACCCGAAATCCGAAACCCGAAACTCTATTATCTCCCCCTGGGTGATCCTTCAGATAGGCTTGATCTCCGCCCTCGTGGGAGCTTGGACCGATAATCTGACCGGTGTTAACCTGAGGTGGATACCCACGGCCGTTTATACCTGGCTAATGATGGGCGTGACCATAGCCAATCGATTGGCCTGTGAGCGGGAGCTGTCTGAAGCTCAGATAAGCGCCAACCAGAAAAGAAAAAAACGGCAGACCGTCAAAAAAGCCGAGTCTCTCCTGGCGCCGGCTAATCCCTTCTTTAAATGGGGGATAGTAGTCCTTATGCTTATTGCCTATATTGGGCTTAATCGTGTCATGTGGAAGGCCTTCTTATCCGATAGGGAACTGAAGAAAGGGATAGATATGATCTCCATAAATAGATGGCCGGAGGCTATCCAGTTTTTGAATAAGTCTCTCGAGCTGAATCCTTATAATCTTTCGTCTTACTATAAGATCGGTCATGCTTATGCCATGAGTGGGGAAAATGATAAGGCCATGGAGACCTATCGGACCCTTTCCAAATTAGCCCCCAATTATTCCCAGATCCATTACAACTTTGGGGTGGTCTATGGCAAGAAACAGTTATATGATGAGGCCATTGGCGAGTTTAAGCAGGCCATAAAGATAGATCGCTACTGTATGGATGCTTACTACAATCTGGCTCATGTTTATGCGGCCAAGGGGCAGATGGACGAGGCTATTAAGGTCTATGAAGACGCCCTATCGGTTCAGCCCATGACGGATAATTTTGAATATCCATCTAAAGAAGATTATGCCAAGATGTACTATACCCTGGGCTTAATTCGTGGACAGAAGCAAGAATATGACACGGCGGCTTTATACCTGAACAACGCCCTGGGGTTTGTCCCTGACTATAAGGATACTAACTATAAACTGGCCCTTATCTATCGCCAAAAAGGAGATTTTCCCAAGGCCAAAATTCAAGCTGATTCGGCGATAGCTCAAGACCCAAATAATGCCCAAGCCCGGACCTTGATGGCTTCCCTTTATGAGACAGAGCGAAACTTTATGAAGGCCTTAGCCGAGTGGCGGGAGGTCTTAAGGTTAGATAAGAATAACAGCCTGGCTCAAAGACGGGTGTCTGAATTAGAGGCCTTCTTTAAGATCCCCTCCGCGGTTACCGTAGACAGGAGTCAGTAG
- a CDS encoding MraY family glycosyltransferase, translating to MSIYPYLFVLFSSFLLSLILVPVVKKISLAFGILDHPGERKVHSTPKPLMGGLAIYLALMVVIWGNIGALWLLKDHALVLKTFPSMVEQIPKLAEVLPNLGVVLAAGTLIMLMGMIDDIRGVDFSFKLKFMGQILASLILVWGGISIEFMSNPYLNIPLTILWVVGITNSFNLLDNMDGLSSGVAIIASIIFFIVAVSQGQFFTALILLALAGSILGFLWYNFPPSSIFMGDTGSLFIGFMLGSLTVTSSYVVSESTSLLPVIMPVIILSVPIFDTLSVIYIRWRVGKPIYRGDKNHFSHRLVDLGMTKKQAVLFIYLVTFCVGLAAILLPSLDRIESLIVFVQAVIIFILIVILMIVGKKDAARWGHD from the coding sequence ATGAGCATTTATCCTTATCTTTTCGTGCTTTTTTCTTCATTCCTTCTTTCCCTCATCCTTGTGCCGGTGGTTAAGAAGATAAGCCTGGCCTTTGGTATCCTTGATCACCCGGGTGAGAGAAAAGTTCATTCTACCCCTAAACCCCTGATGGGAGGGCTGGCCATCTACCTGGCCTTGATGGTAGTTATCTGGGGAAATATCGGGGCTTTGTGGCTGCTTAAGGACCATGCCTTAGTTCTCAAGACCTTCCCATCTATGGTTGAACAGATCCCAAAATTGGCCGAAGTCTTACCCAATCTGGGTGTGGTGCTGGCGGCCGGGACCTTGATTATGTTGATGGGGATGATTGATGATATCCGAGGGGTAGATTTTTCTTTCAAACTGAAATTTATGGGACAAATCCTGGCCAGCCTGATCCTTGTTTGGGGGGGAATAAGTATCGAATTTATGTCCAACCCTTATCTCAATATTCCACTCACTATACTATGGGTGGTCGGCATTACTAACTCTTTTAACCTCCTGGACAATATGGACGGCTTGAGTAGTGGGGTGGCCATCATTGCCTCTATTATCTTTTTTATTGTGGCGGTCAGCCAGGGACAGTTTTTTACCGCCCTCATCCTCTTGGCCCTGGCCGGAAGTATTCTGGGTTTCCTTTGGTACAATTTTCCTCCCTCAAGTATCTTTATGGGTGATACCGGCAGTCTCTTTATCGGCTTTATGCTCGGCAGTCTAACGGTGACCAGTTCTTATGTCGTTTCCGAATCCACTTCCCTTCTGCCGGTAATTATGCCGGTTATTATCTTAAGCGTCCCTATCTTCGACACCTTATCCGTTATCTATATTCGCTGGAGAGTCGGAAAGCCTATCTATCGAGGGGATAAAAACCATTTCTCTCATCGCCTGGTTGACCTGGGGATGACCAAAAAACAGGCCGTGCTTTTTATTTACCTGGTAACCTTTTGTGTCGGTCTGGCCGCTATCTTGCTTCCCAGCCTCGACCGGATAGAGAGTTTGATAGTTTTTGTCCAGGCGGTGATTATATTTATCCTTATTGTTATTCTAATGATAGTGGGAAAGAAAGATGCGGCCAGATGGGGACACGATTAA
- the rfaE1 gene encoding D-glycero-beta-D-manno-heptose-7-phosphate kinase — protein sequence MMTNLLNIIDRFENSRLLVVGDIMADEFVWGRVNRISPEAPVPVVEVVDETILPGGAANVANNIISLEGKAELVGVIGQDKIGEDLTADLKQRKIGTEGILAVQERPTIQKTRIIAHSQQVVRVDRENRKEIDPALTETILDYCGGLISDIDAVIISDYGKGVIIPPLIEKLVALSREFDRPVVVDPKIGHLKSYKRISVLTPNHHEAGLLSGKPITDEESLIEVGWFLLNLLECEAVLITRGEKGMSLFPRQGEVTHIPTVAREVYDVTGAGDTVVAVFTLALASGAGLLEAATLANYAAGIVVGKVGTATVTRGELKKELSLKS from the coding sequence ATGATGACTAATCTCCTAAATATCATAGACCGGTTTGAAAATTCAAGGCTGTTGGTGGTGGGCGATATTATGGCGGATGAATTTGTCTGGGGTCGGGTAAATCGAATCTCGCCTGAGGCGCCGGTGCCGGTGGTGGAGGTAGTCGATGAGACCATCCTTCCGGGGGGGGCAGCCAATGTGGCCAACAATATTATCTCCCTGGAAGGGAAGGCAGAACTGGTCGGCGTCATTGGCCAGGATAAAATAGGTGAAGACTTAACGGCTGACCTGAAGCAAAGGAAGATTGGCACAGAGGGGATCTTGGCCGTCCAGGAGCGGCCGACTATACAAAAAACAAGAATCATTGCCCATTCACAACAGGTGGTTCGGGTGGATCGGGAAAACAGAAAAGAGATAGACCCGGCCTTGACGGAGACCATACTTGATTATTGTGGCGGCCTTATCTCTGACATAGACGCGGTTATTATTTCTGACTATGGCAAGGGGGTCATTATCCCACCCCTTATTGAAAAGCTGGTGGCTCTATCCAGAGAGTTTGATCGACCCGTGGTGGTCGATCCCAAGATAGGACATTTGAAATCATATAAGCGTATCTCTGTGCTCACCCCCAATCATCACGAGGCCGGTCTTCTATCAGGCAAGCCTATTACTGATGAAGAGAGCCTAATCGAAGTCGGTTGGTTTCTTCTTAACCTTTTGGAATGCGAGGCGGTCTTGATCACCAGGGGAGAAAAAGGAATGTCCCTCTTTCCCCGGCAAGGGGAAGTAACTCATATCCCCACCGTAGCCAGAGAAGTCTATGATGTTACCGGGGCCGGAGATACAGTAGTCGCTGTCTTTACGCTGGCCTTAGCCTCCGGCGCCGGTTTGTTGGAAGCAGCCACTTTGGCCAATTATGCGGCCGGAATTGTGGTCGGTAAAGTGGGGACAGCGACCGTTACCAGAGGCGAACTAAAGAAGGAATTGTCTCTTAAATCTTGA
- the acpS gene encoding holo-ACP synthase, producing MNSKLRVPTKWVRNSELKGLGVDLVEVERIESAVTKWGQRFLEKVFTPAELNYCLSRARPAEHLAARFAGKEAVIKALGLRCPWKDIEIRRGNTGKPAVHLEGKAKELAGQGHILITLTHTAQLALAQAVYIADCGLRIAD from the coding sequence ATGAACTCGAAACTCCGGGTACCCACGAAGTGGGTGCGAAACTCAGAACTAAAAGGTTTGGGAGTGGATCTGGTTGAGGTCGAAAGGATAGAGAGCGCCGTAACCAAATGGGGCCAGCGATTTCTGGAGAAGGTCTTTACCCCGGCGGAGCTAAATTACTGCTTGAGCCGGGCCAGGCCGGCTGAGCATCTGGCGGCCAGGTTCGCCGGCAAGGAGGCGGTTATAAAGGCCCTGGGGCTTCGATGCCCCTGGAAGGATATTGAGATAAGAAGGGGTAACACCGGAAAACCGGCGGTTCATCTTGAAGGCAAGGCCAAAGAGCTGGCCGGTCAGGGACATATCCTGATTACCCTCACTCATACCGCCCAATTGGCTCTGGCCCAGGCGGTCTACATTGCGGATTGCGGATTGCGGATTGCGGATTAG
- a CDS encoding energy transducer TonB, whose amino-acid sequence MYQRQTLDTSLLISMIIHSCLALIFSFISIQYGVISPPRIFEVAMIEIPQRTLTEEAASLSAREKISPPTVIQTLAPSLEKGDRARGHEIVELPRGEAVPGKIDERIVVREKVIEPKANLSPLKGPRSLGLSMEPAIQPTSPLEKDAGELLPEEPQWDKTSVSRRIFIPEEVGLKTSPSYEGQRESDKRGAVTPFPITKGPLKGRGIRYREPINLPEEKEKEAIPRAGEFKLWVIPDGSVEKVEIERTTGDSEIDILVKKAFLKWRFEALPPSENRTDWGLVSVKISFK is encoded by the coding sequence ATGTATCAACGTCAAACCTTAGATACATCTCTATTGATTTCAATGATTATTCATTCGTGCTTAGCCTTGATCTTCTCTTTTATTTCCATTCAATATGGGGTTATCTCACCACCCCGAATTTTCGAGGTGGCCATGATCGAGATACCTCAAAGAACATTAACGGAAGAGGCGGCTTCTTTATCAGCCAGAGAGAAAATTAGCCCACCGACGGTTATACAGACCTTAGCTCCCTCTCTGGAAAAGGGAGACAGGGCAAGAGGCCACGAGATAGTGGAGCTTCCCAGGGGAGAGGCTGTCCCTGGAAAGATTGATGAAAGGATCGTGGTAAGAGAAAAGGTAATTGAGCCAAAGGCTAACTTATCTCCTTTAAAGGGCCCCCGCTCTCTCGGACTTTCGATGGAGCCGGCCATTCAACCGACATCTCCTTTAGAAAAGGATGCGGGTGAACTTTTACCTGAAGAACCACAATGGGATAAGACCTCTGTCTCCAGGCGAATATTTATCCCGGAAGAAGTGGGCCTGAAAACATCTCCCTCTTATGAGGGTCAAAGGGAATCAGATAAAAGGGGCGCCGTGACGCCTTTCCCTATTACTAAAGGGCCCCTGAAAGGGCGCGGCATCCGCTACAGAGAGCCGATTAATTTGCCTGAGGAGAAGGAAAAAGAGGCTATCCCCCGGGCGGGAGAGTTTAAACTTTGGGTTATTCCGGACGGATCCGTGGAAAAAGTGGAAATAGAACGAACCACCGGAGATAGTGAGATAGATATCCTGGTGAAGAAGGCCTTTTTGAAATGGAGATTTGAAGCCCTACCTCCCTCTGAGAATAGAACAGATTGGGGATTGGTGTCGGTTAAGATAAGCTTTAAATGA
- a CDS encoding HD domain-containing phosphohydrolase, translating into MSKKEHVPLKEIYSICQWMGARVELKELLRRIMDSALKLVQADHGSLMLLNEETGELSIEVSSGLSQAIANSFKIRIGEPIAGLVAKEGKPLLLNHLTDDPRLTDYLQRKEIRSAISVPLKIRERVIGMLNLNLVQGGLSPKDIFTQEDAESVFIMGAQAAGAIENARLYKTVEQRLQELFTLNEVGRAIASTTDPEQIIKLTFSNLKKLVCFEIGSIFLAADKQFKFAFTSSISIPQTLILNLKDNLIQIFSRLIEQTIETEQILTEPIEVKEAEGTDPRPIKSQLTVPLICGEKVIGLLNINSLSEDIFHRDNLRIMTTFASQVSVALENARRFREIKEYYTGTIKALAAEIETRNPYTQRHSERVTEYAVLLAQRLSLSEDRIEEIKTAGLLHDLGKIGISDDILLKPDKLTSDEMDIMKTHPVKSGKIVGSLKFLQSTLPIIVHHHERYDGGGYPDQLAGDNIPLGARILAVADTFDAMTSSRPYRGPMSPEEAKNEIIKQSGRQFDPRVVEVFLKEYPQIKAMKEREG; encoded by the coding sequence TTGTCAAAAAAAGAGCACGTCCCTTTAAAAGAGATATATTCTATATGTCAATGGATGGGCGCAAGGGTAGAGCTTAAGGAGCTTCTAAGACGGATTATGGACTCTGCCCTCAAATTGGTTCAAGCTGACCATGGGTCATTGATGCTCCTGAATGAAGAAACAGGGGAACTCTCTATAGAGGTTTCCTCCGGGTTGAGCCAGGCGATTGCCAATTCCTTCAAGATTCGAATAGGCGAGCCTATCGCCGGCCTGGTAGCCAAAGAGGGGAAGCCCCTTCTTTTAAACCATCTCACCGATGATCCCCGGCTGACTGATTACCTCCAAAGAAAAGAAATAAGGTCCGCCATCTCTGTGCCTTTAAAAATCCGAGAGCGAGTAATTGGGATGCTTAATCTGAATTTAGTCCAAGGAGGTTTATCTCCAAAAGATATTTTTACCCAAGAAGACGCTGAGTCTGTGTTTATTATGGGGGCGCAGGCGGCTGGCGCTATCGAAAATGCCAGATTATACAAGACGGTCGAACAAAGACTCCAGGAATTATTTACCCTAAACGAGGTGGGCCGGGCCATTGCTTCTACCACTGATCCGGAGCAAATCATCAAGCTCACTTTCAGTAATCTAAAAAAGCTGGTCTGCTTTGAAATTGGAAGTATTTTTCTGGCGGCTGACAAGCAATTCAAATTCGCCTTTACTTCAAGTATCTCCATTCCCCAGACCCTTATTTTAAATCTTAAAGACAATTTAATCCAGATATTCAGCCGGCTGATTGAACAGACTATTGAAACTGAGCAAATCTTGACCGAACCGATTGAGGTTAAAGAGGCAGAGGGAACAGACCCCCGGCCGATAAAATCTCAATTGACCGTGCCTCTCATTTGTGGGGAAAAGGTCATTGGTCTTTTAAATATCAACAGTTTATCTGAAGATATCTTTCACCGGGATAACCTGAGAATTATGACTACCTTTGCCTCTCAGGTCTCTGTGGCTTTAGAAAACGCCAGGCGCTTTCGTGAGATAAAAGAATATTATACGGGAACAATTAAGGCCCTGGCGGCGGAAATAGAGACAAGAAATCCTTACACTCAAAGGCATTCAGAGAGAGTAACCGAGTATGCTGTTCTTCTGGCCCAGCGTTTAAGTTTATCAGAAGACCGGATAGAAGAGATCAAGACGGCCGGACTTCTTCATGATTTAGGTAAAATAGGGATAAGTGACGATATCCTTCTAAAACCTGACAAACTGACTTCCGATGAAATGGATATTATGAAAACCCATCCAGTCAAGAGTGGGAAGATCGTGGGCTCCTTGAAGTTCCTTCAATCTACCCTGCCTATCATTGTTCACCATCATGAACGTTACGACGGCGGTGGGTATCCTGATCAGTTGGCTGGAGATAACATCCCCCTGGGGGCGAGGATCCTTGCGGTGGCTGACACCTTTGATGCTATGACCAGTAGCCGCCCTTACCGGGGGCCTATGTCTCCTGAAGAGGCCAAAAATGAGATAATTAAGCAATCGGGGAGGCAGTTTGATCCCAGGGTAGTGGAGGTTTTTCTGAAGGAATATCCCCAAATAAAGGCGATGAAAGAAAGGGAGGGGTGA
- a CDS encoding response regulator — protein sequence MEKILVVDDEKDVRDFLSEILMVEGFQVIFAADGQEALEIVRERKPDLVLLDIKIPKLDGWAVLQIIKSNHETKSIPVIMLTGMNEVIDRMTSYYLRADGYISKPFTNEELIKVINETLSDYKRLRELSCQKKSTSL from the coding sequence TTGGAAAAGATTCTTGTAGTTGATGATGAGAAGGATGTGAGGGATTTCCTTTCCGAGATCTTAATGGTAGAGGGCTTCCAGGTCATATTTGCGGCTGATGGTCAAGAAGCCCTGGAAATAGTTAGAGAAAGAAAACCGGATCTGGTCCTCCTCGATATAAAGATACCTAAATTGGATGGCTGGGCCGTCCTTCAGATCATAAAAAGTAATCATGAGACTAAATCTATACCGGTTATTATGCTTACCGGCATGAATGAAGTGATAGATCGAATGACCTCCTATTATCTTAGGGCCGATGGATATATTAGTAAGCCTTTTACTAACGAAGAGCTAATAAAGGTAATTAATGAGACGCTTTCTGATTACAAAAGGCTGAGGGAATTAAGTTGTCAAAAAAAGAGCACGTCCCTTTAA
- a CDS encoding ARMT1-like domain-containing protein, translating to MQVEPECIPCILKQALRGAKLIQVDKSVQQRLLNETMDYLKTISFEAHNPPGITSYLHHGLLKRILNHPDPYREVKLKYNQIGLNLYADLQSRVKRSADPLYTAAKLAIAGNCIDFGVGDGFDLEGTIEQILNFPLGRDDYQAFKKALPEAGQILYLADNAGELVFDKIFIEELLSEEPLKEGRAILRVVVKSAPIINDVTMEDARFIGLEGLVPVVTNTADVGTPLDTASPEVRRLFDQADLIISKGQGNYETLNQNNRGKIFFFLQAKCDIVAKALGVDLGQAVLAIQ from the coding sequence ATGCAAGTTGAACCCGAATGTATCCCCTGCATTTTAAAACAGGCCCTCCGTGGGGCAAAGCTGATCCAGGTAGATAAGTCCGTTCAACAAAGGTTGTTAAATGAGACTATGGACTACCTGAAGACCATCTCCTTTGAGGCCCATAATCCCCCTGGAATTACCTCATATCTTCATCACGGCTTGCTTAAAAGGATACTTAACCATCCGGATCCTTATCGCGAAGTTAAGCTTAAGTATAACCAAATCGGGTTGAATCTTTATGCTGACCTTCAATCTCGAGTTAAAAGATCGGCTGACCCGCTTTATACCGCGGCTAAATTAGCTATTGCCGGTAACTGTATAGACTTTGGAGTGGGAGATGGATTTGATCTGGAGGGAACCATTGAGCAGATTCTGAATTTCCCCCTGGGCAGGGATGACTATCAGGCCTTCAAGAAGGCCCTGCCAGAGGCCGGACAGATTCTTTACTTAGCTGATAATGCCGGAGAGCTGGTTTTTGATAAGATATTTATTGAGGAACTGTTAAGCGAGGAACCCTTAAAAGAGGGGCGGGCTATTCTCCGGGTGGTAGTAAAAAGCGCCCCGATTATAAACGATGTTACTATGGAAGACGCCCGTTTTATTGGCTTAGAGGGTCTCGTTCCAGTGGTGACCAATACGGCTGATGTGGGAACCCCTCTGGATACAGCTTCCCCTGAAGTTAGACGCCTCTTTGATCAAGCTGACCTTATTATCAGTAAAGGCCAGGGAAATTACGAAACACTGAATCAAAATAACCGAGGTAAGATATTTTTCTTCCTTCAAGCCAAGTGTGATATAGTGGCTAAGGCCTTGGGAGTAGATTTGGGGCAGGCGGTGTTGGCTATCCAATAG
- the cobU gene encoding bifunctional adenosylcobinamide kinase/adenosylcobinamide-phosphate guanylyltransferase, whose product MSAIVFIAGGARSGKSWLAQEFAKMWVEDSPLKGVLGGKSKFAKQGKKIKESPAARVCYLATARPVDEEMKARIEQHKQKRPKGWYTVEEPVDLVSVLSEVKGTLIEMVIIDCVTVWISNMMETLSGEYDEIRAEILKRTDELIKECFKLEDVAIVVVGNEVGSAIVPENALARQFRDINGEVNQRFARAARLAYLMVSGIPVKIKGGKREE is encoded by the coding sequence ATGAGCGCAATTGTCTTTATTGCTGGTGGAGCCAGAAGCGGAAAGAGCTGGCTGGCTCAGGAGTTCGCTAAGATGTGGGTCGAAGATTCCCCCCTTAAGGGAGTCCTCGGCGGCAAGAGTAAATTTGCTAAACAAGGTAAGAAGATTAAAGAAAGTCCGGCCGCCAGGGTCTGTTATTTGGCTACAGCCAGACCAGTGGATGAGGAGATGAAGGCCAGGATCGAACAACATAAACAGAAAAGACCAAAGGGTTGGTATACGGTGGAGGAACCCGTTGACTTAGTTTCTGTTCTTTCTGAAGTTAAAGGGACATTGATTGAAATGGTCATTATCGACTGTGTCACGGTCTGGATATCCAATATGATGGAAACGCTAAGTGGGGAATATGACGAAATAAGGGCTGAGATCCTTAAACGGACGGATGAATTAATTAAAGAATGCTTTAAACTGGAAGATGTGGCTATAGTAGTGGTTGGTAACGAAGTTGGTTCAGCCATAGTGCCTGAAAATGCCCTGGCCAGACAGTTCAGGGATATAAATGGCGAGGTAAATCAGCGATTTGCCCGGGCGGCCAGGCTGGCCTATCTTATGGTTTCAGGGATACCGGTGAAGATAAAGGGCGGTAAGCGGGAGGAGTAA
- the cobT gene encoding nicotinate-nucleotide--dimethylbenzimidazole phosphoribosyltransferase, whose product MLLLQETLKRIRPLDTEVIAKARARSDQLAIPRNSLGRLQTMAQQIAGITGQINPPYERKVITTMAGDHGVVEEGVSAFPPEVTPQMVYNFVRGGAGINVLAGHVGAEVVVVDMGVAADLTDLRETSRIISKKVDYGTRNFTKGPAMNYDQAVASIEAGIEVVNDLAKTGLHLLGLGDMGIGNTTPSSAIAAALTGRKVEEVTGRGTGVNDETLKRKIEVIKRGLAVNQPDPRDPLDVLAKVGGFEIGGLAGAIIGAAALRIPVVIDGLIAGGGALIATELSSTVKKYIFAGHNSVEPGHKVMLERMGLRPLLDLDLRLGEGTGAALGISLLEASIKILNRVLTFEEAAVTEGNR is encoded by the coding sequence GTGCTACTACTTCAAGAAACCTTAAAGCGAATTCGGCCCCTTGATACCGAGGTTATAGCTAAGGCCAGAGCCAGGTCTGATCAGTTGGCTATTCCCAGGAACAGCCTGGGACGGCTTCAGACAATGGCCCAACAAATAGCCGGAATAACCGGCCAGATCAACCCTCCTTACGAAAGAAAGGTCATTACCACCATGGCCGGAGACCACGGAGTGGTGGAAGAAGGCGTAAGCGCCTTTCCACCAGAGGTGACACCCCAGATGGTTTACAACTTTGTCAGGGGTGGGGCAGGGATAAACGTCCTGGCCGGACACGTGGGGGCTGAAGTAGTGGTGGTAGATATGGGGGTGGCCGCTGACCTGACTGATCTGAGGGAGACCTCCCGGATTATTTCTAAAAAGGTCGATTATGGGACAAGAAATTTTACCAAAGGCCCGGCCATGAATTATGATCAGGCAGTGGCCTCTATTGAAGCCGGCATAGAAGTAGTTAATGATCTGGCTAAAACCGGGCTTCACCTTCTGGGCCTTGGGGATATGGGGATTGGCAATACTACTCCCAGCAGCGCTATTGCGGCCGCCTTAACCGGCCGGAAGGTAGAAGAAGTTACCGGACGAGGCACCGGGGTAAATGACGAGACACTGAAGAGAAAGATTGAAGTAATAAAGCGTGGTCTGGCCGTCAATCAACCTGATCCGAGGGATCCCCTCGATGTGTTAGCTAAGGTAGGCGGGTTTGAAATCGGCGGGTTAGCCGGGGCGATAATTGGAGCGGCGGCTTTAAGGATTCCGGTAGTTATCGACGGCCTCATTGCCGGCGGCGGGGCCTTAATTGCCACTGAACTTTCTTCGACGGTCAAGAAATACATCTTTGCCGGCCACAACTCAGTGGAACCAGGACACAAGGTTATGCTGGAACGAATGGGACTTAGGCCGCTTCTTGATCTTGACCTTCGCCTGGGGGAGGGAACCGGCGCGGCTCTGGGGATAAGCCTGTTAGAGGCGTCCATCAAGATATTGAACCGGGTGTTGACCTTTGAAGAAGCCGCGGTCACCGAAGGAAATCGGTGA